DNA from Macrobrachium rosenbergii isolate ZJJX-2024 chromosome 21, ASM4041242v1, whole genome shotgun sequence:
AGAGAATGGCGTCAGGGGAACAGTGCGCTTTGCACTGGCTTTGTAAGTCAGTTTATATAAGTTGACCTGAGCtctgaattatgtacctggtagagGATTGAGTGTGATAGACTGTAAAGACATTGTAGAGTGACATGGGGCTAGTAGCTTCACTTTAGAACACTTGCTTAGGGCAAGGAGGTTAGCACTCTCTGGACCCATCCCCTGACAGGGTAAAATGCgtacagcatgtatgtatgtatatatatatatatatatatatatatatatatatatatatatatatatatatatataattgtatatatatatatatatatatatatatatatatatatatatatatatatatatatatatatatatatatataatatatatatataggcctatatataatgtgttgattttatattttgcaaatcaAATACACTTAGAGACTTACAATTATTCCCTTATGGCTTGTGCATCGTGAACGCTTGCatcatgcaaaataaatttttagactGTCTGTAAATTCTGACATCATGTATATTGACGAAAAATTACCACCCTGAACATTCCAGACACGTAATAAGAATGACATTTCAGTCACGTGCCCCAGTCTTGCTACAAATTTTTTCCGAATCACGCAAATGGTAATAATAATCGTATGTGATCCCTTCTGTCCCCCAAACCCCCGCCGTTTGTTCTACGGTCCATTAAACAAACGCACGTGACTGTGTTACCGCTTTACTCACGTGGGTTGCGTTGCCATGGTAACGGCGTTGTTTTTGTCACGTTGCTAAGAACGGTTACTAAGGACAGACCAACACGTGGTCTCCGTTCTTGACTTTGTGTTTCCTTTGTCTTTTAAAAGATGGTGTAGTGTCTGCAAGATGGTTCGTAagtgttgatgatttttttttttttttgctttagccAACCACAGTAGATGAGTTTTTTCCAGATTGAAAGTGTAACATGTACAACATCCATATTCTTGTGTGATTGCTCTCAGAAAAGGACATGTAAGATTGAGCTGATGTTacaaagcatttttgttttacaattgaTAAATCACTAtatagcaaacacatttatatgtatatatatatatatatatatatatatatatatatatatatatatatatatatatatatatatatatatatattatatataaatttttactcacATCAAGATTTAGCCCAGTCTTTCAATTGCCAACCAagccaattgaaagacctgggttcgatcctgatgttagtcagaaatttatttctgttccacacgtgatagttTGTTGATTatctcttaatatatatgtatatatattgggtgtaagTTAATCCCGAGGTGTAGTTAACTGGATAATTAACAATATTCGTGAATATAAGAAATCAGGGGcatgtgagaaaaaaaatatatatttatctgataAAAGGAGCCCATGAAAACACCAAAAGATAGAGAGTTAATGCTAtgtatttcgaagacaactgtctccctcgacaggcagttaataaatgaaataagagttacagaaaagcggtatttataccaagagttccagaggacAGACGTCACCGCTTTTTCTGTAACTCCTATTTCATCCATTAcctgcctgtcgagggagacaggTGTCACCGAAATATATATAGCTTAACTTTctaatttttggcatttttatgggctccttttactagatggaattctgttttaacaaaaaatatttccatgttcatatatatatgtatatatacatatattatatatatatattcatatacacacacatataacatatacacatattatatatatatatatatatatatatatatatatatatatatatatatatatatatatatatacatacttttgaATAGTCATGCATAACAAACGCGTGAAATCGTAAATCGGTCCCTTTACTATAGTTTGTAGGCTACCCGTCAGCAACTCGCGTAATTTAAAACCAGTCTACTTCGAAAAAATCAAGGCGTAAGTTTGAAATGTCACCATTGTTTGCCTTGACGAGACAGGattataaaatgtcttttttcaaCAGTGTCTTTCGCTCCAGGATGATTGAAAATTCGCATATTTGACAAGTTTTTACCGAGTGTCGATGTTTTACTAGTGATAATGCCAAAATATTCTGGTCGGACAGGAAGATCACCAGCAATGCAAATTATAAACTACGTCGATGTTTTGTAAGTGTCGGACAAATATCGAAGTGTTTCACTgtatttttgaaagatttttcgcTTCCCATCAGGTGGAGTGAAATGAAGATCCGTAATCAACCCAGATAAAACGGATTATACGAAATATATGTTggaaattttacacaaatatCTATTGTTAAATTCTTATAATCTTTTATATTAtgtgtgggacagaaataaatttctgactcacaccaggatcgaacccaggccatTCAAGTTGTCAGTGGCCTTGCCTTTCACTtgagaaagacctgggttcgatcctgatgtaagtcagaaatttatatatacttatatatacggCATACAAATTTAAACATTTGTTGAGATTGGATgtaatttttagttgtctgtaaatgaaaactattgtgccggcttgtctgtccgtcctcactttctgtccacactttttctgtcctccctcagatcttaaaaactactgaggctagagggctgcaaattggtatgttgatcatccaccctccaggcatcaaacataccaaattgcagccctctagcctcagtagtttttatttgatttaaggttaaaggtagccataatcatgcatctggcaacgatataagaaatGCCACTACCGGGCTGTAGTTCAAGTTTCTTGGAcagcgactcatacagcattacaccgagccaccgaaagatagatctattttcggtggccttgattgtacgatgtacgtttaactcgattgcgctgagggAAACCGgcgtatttttaacttgtttttattcagttgaaCATTCTGCCATGGGCCCCTCCAATCAAGTAAATaaacttcttccttctctcccccTCAGCTCTTCGACCGTGAGTCCTGCACCTACACCTACCTTCTGGCTGATGAGGAGAGCAAGGAAGCCGTGCTGATTGATCCTGTCATCGAACTGGCGGAGAGAGATGCCAAACTAGTCGAAGAATTGGGGCTGAATCTCAAATATGTCAGTAAGTGCTTCGTATATGTCACTAAGCGTCTCAGATATCTCAGTAAATGTCTCAGATATGTCAGTAAGTGTCTCAAATATGTCAGTAAGTGGTATTTGTCAGGTCTGATTTATCAactgtgtcattttttttttacagaagcttTTGAACTTacagttggtaaaaaaaattgtttgaaagtgTCACTGTCTGTTTCGTACCCATCTTAATAATTTTCGTGTTTCGTACACTAGGACTGTCGTCATTGCcatgtatattataaattaccTTTGTCAGCAAAATTAGTCAGATGTTATGTTTTCTaccatgtttgtttacaaaatatctcaaaaatttaTTGGCGTATTTCGATGAAATTTCTTGGGTGGGTTGGCTGTGAGTCAATGGAGAATTATTAGATTTTAAGATGGTTGGTTGGTTTAAATAAAATTGGCCTTATGGCAGCACTAGTCATTTCCCAAAGGGTGGTGTTACAGGGTATGATAAGAGACTGCCCAACCAACTAAAGATTAGATTTTGAGACGTTGGTACAATTATGACCTAGAGAAAATGTCTGGTTGTATGAAAAATTGACCCATACTTGTGACGAGGAAATCACTCGGCCTCTAAGATTTTATGTGAGGATAATAATAAATTCCTATAGAGAATATTTGCTTTCTATTACATTTTAGAAGTGTCATTTAATCACACTTGCTTATCTTTTCAGTGAATACCCATGTCCACGCTGACCACATCACTGGAACTGGACTCCTGAAGAAGCTTGTACCTGGCTGCCAGTCCCTCCTTTCAAAGGTTGGTTCTTTTGGCGTCGACATAAGTGCATTCATGTGTAAGAGTGTTTACATCATCGTCTTCGTTATATTCATTGCCTCCGAGGCCGCGGGAACAAAgatctctgtgaaattccgccacataagTCTTTCCTATGTTTTATCTTTCACAACTCTTGTGTGCACAGAAACCAACTAGTCACTACAGTGTAGGTATAACTTGCTATTCCATAATGGGTTAGGTGAAGAACGTTTCCAAGCCATCTCTGTTCATTTCAACATCATCTCATCTGCAGTTTCTctcatggtatcatttctaactctttcCTGCCATCTGCCTCGTAATAGTCTTCTTAAAACGTTATTCTCAGATTGACagaatcttttagatataattttctttctcatgCCAAGATCCACGTTCGTGTAGCAGTGCAGATCATACTTggtttatgtataaatttacttTCGCGTGCAATTTGTATGTGTGATTTCCAAGTCGTAATCAGCCCACCCAGTCTTTGATTTGTCTATTTTAGTCTTtcacaaaattctaaaaagaGAATCTGtactggaaattatttttataaacttatttgcACGGGtagacctcattggtcccagtgcttggcctttggcctaaattctatacagtATTCAATTCAGTTGCATGGCAACTTGAGAGAGACTTTTGTTGTAACATGTTCAGGGAGATGGTAATTTATAGTTTGTTTCCAGCAAACAGAATTCTTGACCTTAATTTTCCTCTCTTGTAAAAACCTGTCTGATATTTGGACAGTGTAAGGTGACTGGACTGAAACGACTTGAGTTCTGTAGGAGAATGATATCGTGGAATCATCCATTTTAGAGTTTTCAAAAAGTTAGCAACCTAATGGAAAGTCTTGCATCATAAGCAGGTTAAAAATGAGTGCGATGTTTATTCATAGTatatattttgagtaaaataGCCCATACATCTGTATATTACATTAGAATTATGCATAATAAAACCCAAGCCACTTGAAGTCTTTCATGTACTGGGTAGCTGAAACTCTCAAAGtagtattaatataattgtttagtttaatttttttttgttgaataacAGTTtcgttataaataaattaaattgtaaTGTAAATCCTTGCATGGTTGACATTTGAAATATGCATGAGAGAGAAGGCATTGAATTAAAGAGGAATGTCTTTCTTACCACTTTCtttcagtaattattaaaatttcttttcgtATCACAGGCTTCCAGTGGCCAAGCTGATGTTCTTGTTGAACCTGGAGAGGAGGTTACCTTTGGAGAACAGAAACTTGAAGTAAGAGCTACTCCAGGACACACTAATGGTTAGTTTTTTCATCACTGCTTATTGACAGAAAGATTACTTAATTTTTTGCCCTTAGAGGAGAAGAATTTGTCTCACCTGTGTAAAAAGTATGGTACAGGATTCAGGATTGAAATGCCATAAGGTTTTGCATTAAAAAACCTTACAGCAAAAGTAGTTGCTTCTTAAGGAGTGTGGAGTATCACTGGTGTCGTGACCAGATAACTACACAAGGAATGTTGTATAACGTTATGACGTTATGAATAGTGAGCATGATTTTCAGTGAGGTAGATGTCAATTTTGTTTCATCGATTCCTGATTGTTAGGATGTTTATTAGGAAACTGTTTTAATAGTTGCCAGATGCAGAGGTACTGTTCAATGAAATAAGTAACCTGCAGTACATTATCTCCATATCAAGGGTGGTTGTTTCTCAAGCCAAAAACATTCTGAGTGAACATATTGGGATATACTGTAATTCATCAAGTAACTTTTATTTGGTCATCCTCTAGAattgtagttcctcattggatgggttggtatcgttctcggctagcactctgctgggctcgcgtttgattctccgactggccaatgaagaattagagaaatttatttctggtgatagaaattcattactcattataatgtggtttggattccacaataagctgtaggtcccgttgctaggtaaccaattggttcttagccacataaaataaatctaatccttcgggccagccctaggagagttgttaatcagctcagtggtctggttaaactaaggtatacttaacctctaGAATTGTGATATGACATTAACAATTTTTTAGGAATAGGTGCCATTGAAGATTAGGAGTATGTCAGTGAAGCAGATTAGATGGCAGCAATTCAGTTTTACTATGCTGCGAAGAGTTGGTGCTAAAGCTAAAAGAACAAAGCAGCAAATGGAAGGGTAATCCCTTATGGTTTTAAGTTATGCTTGATAATGCTTTAATAAAGCTTGCTCAAACTGGTTTCTGAACTACAGTATTTCTGTACATTTTACCCTTTTGTGAGTGTttcaaattcatttataattttgttaaagcTGCAGAAATTATGATGTTTTGAATACTGTCTCAGAAGCTTTAACTTTTTAGATAATGATTACTGATATAAAATTCGTTTGGCTTTTATAAGCCATGTTAATATAGATCTGTGTACCTTCATTATCTCTTTTAGGATGTGTAACCTACGTCTGTCACGATCAGAAGACTGCTTTCACGGGAGATGCACTTTTGATAAGAGGATGTGGGAGGACAGATTTTCAAGAAGGTTCTGCAGACACACTTTATGACTCTGTGCATGGCCAAATATTAAGTCTGCCAGATGATTATACATTATATCCAGCTCATGACTACAAGGGTAAGTATAACGtaaattgtttgcaagaaaaatattcttaagttGAACCTGTAGATACATGGTTCTGCATTTCATAAAAAAGTTTTAAGGGCTTTTATGGTTTCAAGTTTTGTTGCTTGCTTTACTCTTAGTTCTTTATTCCTAATATAATTTGTCTTACACAGGGATTTCTTGCTACAGTGGAAAAATATGACCTTGTCATTTTGGgacaaaaaaatgtgttttactatacTAGATTTGCATTAGtctacaagtaaaaaatgtttctttagGAGCTCATTCGTGAATTTGTTGGAATTCTTGTTACCTCGGAGGTTTTGACGTGTAACAATAGAGGTAAAACAAGTTCTCTCTTCTCTGGCTTGTTGTTGTCCCTGATTCACTTTGCTCCTGGTTGAAGGTCTGACTTTTACTTGTCTGTAAGAATGGGAATAGGCTTTGCAACAAGATTCTTGCCCTACTTCAATAGGTCTATCACCGAAGCTTGATTTTTTATAACCAGACAGTCACGAGCTGGCTTTATGATTGCCAAGCTCATTTGTGCCTTGTCTTGACAGGGTCCTGTCTTGGTGTCAGTAACTCACCTGTGTGACTTGGTCATTGTTGTCTGAATCAGTGCTGATTGCGTCTGGCTATATGGAGTCTTCTATTCCAAAgcctttgttgtaattttttctgataaGCTTGAAATTGTCAGGTTACATGGGTTATTTCAGGTTAGAATGCTCATGTACATTAATGTTGTCTGGAATCCTGCACACATATGTCAATATTGCTGTGATCAGTTtatgagtcctttcattctcatcttgtTTTGAATTATTATGATCAGGCTTAAATGAATCTACTTCTACCTATACTGGTCTTGTATTTGTGACTGGTACAAGTGCTTGATTGACTGACTAAAGACTATGTAAGTGACTCCTGCTTAAGTGGCTCTTTTCCTCATCTAGTCTGTGCACCAAGATTCTGGACAACTGGGCCATTCCTCAGCCACACCTGTGTGCTCAAATTATGATTACCTGTGAAAATAGGCTACTGGTTACTTCATGAATAAATGACTGAAGCTGTATATTTCTCCAGCCACGGATGTGCTTAAGTTTACTGACAAGTCATCTTGCTGATTGATCATTCATAGTTGAAAATGTCCAAGCAGTCATCTAAATTCTGTAATATCCCTGTTTGGAGATAGTTCTTTTGAAACTGAGGAGTTCCATAATTCATAGCAGCCTGATTCAAAGCAAAGTGTTCCGGATTAATTGAATCCATCTAGGGTAGGTCTGAAAAGACTGATACTTTAAGACTGGGAAATGTCAGTTCTCCACAACTCTTGCTGGACAGGGAAATGTCAGTTCTCCACAACTCTTGCTGGACACCATCACTAACTGTTGGACTGTAAGAGAACTTTAAAGCAGAATGTAGAGTGACATGGTATagtgcattttttattgttaggCCTAACTGAGACATTAAGTGTAATGCTTGATGATGTGTTATAAGGGATTACAGGTTTATCAATACAGTATTGTTTACATTAACTTGAATGATATGAGTTTCAACAGGATGGTTGTTTTAATACCAAACTATGTCTTCCAGTCTCAGTTTTATTGTGTGGCTTTAAAGTTCAGTAACCCTCAACTTAGCAACATTCTTTACTTATCAGGGATAATATCATATAAAGGTGTGCTGtatgaaatacagtactgtaaagcgATGTACAGTATTTTGCTGGAAAGTCTGTTAAGCATAGATTAGGCTAGACATTATATGAAATGTCTGTTAGCTCTGGGACATATTAAATGTTCAAGTACTGGCTATACTGTAGTCTATTAGTTATTTGACTGCCATTTATCAGAAGGTCATACTTCTGAAGTATTTGTTAAACTGAAGGGctactgtattatttttcttatttaaagagaaaaagttttcacAAATAAGAGCAATGGTTGTCCTTGTGTTACAGGTTCAGTATGTCCCAAAAATATACCCTGTAGttggtaaataattttacatgTACACTTTGAATTAATCCttattataacattttatttcaatagGTCTGACAGCAACCACtgtggaagaagaaaagaaattcaaTCCAAGGCTTACCAAGTCAAAGGAAGAATTTATCGATATCATGAATAACCTTGGTCTTCCGTATCCAAAGAAAATTGGTAAGTTTTGGCTTTTCTTTTACAGTATCACTTATTTGCATTTGCAGTAATAATTCTTTcctaagaaaaaactataaatgataacaaaaataaaattgcaaaagtaaaaattggaaaatgaagcACTTCCTCTTCATGTGATGTTCTTCACGCTGTTTTACAAAGGCACTGATGAACCAACTCATGGTGGAGCTGGTGCTTTAGTCCTTGTTAGAGGTGAAAATTGTAGCATAATCTTTACCTCCTTGACCATGGGCATAGAAGAGGAATAATGTATTCCATAATAATGAGCTCTGGTGCAGTGGCATTTGCACTTCTTCACAGGAAAAGTGCCAATTTTGATCATTGTTTCATGTATCCACTATGGTTACTTTGACTATTGCTGTTTTCTGTGGTGGTCTATATATTTGTCATTCTTATCCACAGATAATGCTATAGTTCTACAGTTACTGCCTAAAAAGTTACATCGTATTTATGAtgtatcattccttttactaaagAAATCTTTTGAGCCATCCATGGAGGTCTAGAATTACTTTTGCCCACTTTAGTGGTAGATTCTACTGAAGATTCTTTGGAATATCCTTTCATGCCCAGAAGCATTGCCTTCTTGTGTTTTTGATCTGTTGTAGTTGGTCTCTTCTTCTTTAGCTGTCTAATTTACCTTGCTCCATTTGAAATTttcatctaaaaagaaaaatcctctgAATTAGCTCTGTGAATTCCAGCAATGTGACTTACTGATCTCATTGAGATGCTTCATAATAGTACAGTACCTGTAATGTGCATAGTTGTTGGTCAGAGGTATAAAAAGGTAGGTATTATTCATGCTTTGGTCTGTGGTTGTCTTTTGAGTAACCTGCTTCTTTCATTGATTAAATATTGGTAACCCAGATGTTCAAAACCATAGTCACTTATCAATTAGTAAAAAAGCTGTTCCCATTATTCATAATCTAATATTGCctctttcttttcaatggaatTGTCATAACTAAAATTAGGATCATCAGAACTTGTTAATGCTTTTAGTACagcccctcccccccacacaaaTTAGTTGtctttaaaacataattatttatggtctctttctctctctctctttatttttttaaggtacaTTGTTGGTCTTGCTTGCATTGGTAAAACTTACTTAGCAGGCATATTATTAtgggtattaattaattaatgtccCCTTGATGACAGAGCAGCTTGAGTTCTCTCCTTCAGCCTAATGAACTTTACTGGCAGTTGGTGTGTAAGTTGTCAAACACATTGCACAAGACACCTGAGAACTAGGATTTAGTGCTGGGGAAGATATCTCACCATAAGACTTGGCAGTTCCCAAAGGCAAACTTCGTCAGTTAAATATTTCAGTGCATAAAAGTCATATGATGGCAGGAGTAGACTCAGAagcatactttctctctctctctttgtcctgaAGGAAAGCTTTAAAGCAGTGGAGCAGCAAAGCAAATCTTAAAGCCTggctctattttttcttcttctctgagaCACATGAGGTCATTCTTTTACCATTCACATCTTGAGGGGAACATGAACCTGCCCATTTGCCACTCCCTGCAACATTCCGGCATTATCATTTGGTTATTGAAAGCAAGAGACTTTAATAAACACAAGTAACAAGTGTGTGTGAGCTGCTTTTGTGCAGCCAGTGAAAACTAACAGCGAGAGAGATTAAAATAGTGCTTGGTGATCCTAATCattccataatttaaaaaaatatgaataatattcttAGTATACAATGTGGATGTAAATTGAAGTGATAACAGTTTTTATAGAgaaagtagtagcagcagcaataGTTTTGTTCCCATGATGGGTGAACAGGGGAAAAGTATGGAGTATCTAGCTTTTGTAATCTTTAGTTAATCAAAATCAAAGTATACATACTTTGAATTTAGACCTTGGTTCAATCTGCTGAAACATCTCTGAAAGATATGTGTAAAGCATTTTCTACTTTCAGTGAACACATACGTTATATTTGTTTGATTCTTTAAGTTAaggatattttgaaaaatcattcAGAGTTAGctataaattttcagattttctaattgGCAAGTTGTCTATCATTTCGAATTTTACTTTGttgtgtaataaaatatattgtttcattattttttttcctttgcagatGTCTCTCTTCCTGCCAATTTGGTTTGTGGATTGTACAACTTACCAGATGATTTGGCAGCAAAGCTGGAGTAGAGATGATGTCACAATGGAATGGTTAAACTACTCACAATTTAGAACTATCTATTAACAGATTTTTCTTCTCACAAAGTGATTCTATTTTCAATACGGTATGCGGTTGTAGTTTGATTAATTGAGTTAGTCAAGAGTGCATGTTTAATTTTAGATAGTACAATACTAATATGGTGCAAGGTTGTAGTTAATGTAGTAGTATTTAAGTCAACAAGACAGATTGCATTTCAGGAATTTATGTACTGTTTGTTAACACTAGAAGGTAAgtgaataagacaaaaaaaaatatttaggatatAAAGGcctatatttttatcatgaaacagGGTAGAGTATTTCCATGAAGCACTTGGACCAAATCCATGAATAGCATATACTCTTGCTTACAAAGTGCTAGGTATAGGAGATTATTCCTAGGTTTTTTAGTGTTACCTTTCTGCTTGTCTTGCAGAATATTCTTGAAATGCAGCCATCTATGGTTACAATTACCACGTGTTTTTCACCTGGTAGTTTTATTTTAGTAGCTTAACCACCATATTGCATTATTAGTGGATGTTCCATTAGATGTTCCTGTTATTCTTTGCACCTTATGAAGCACatatgaaaaattgatagaagTGAGCTTTGCATACTTTAAatggttaaaatattttgttactttttgtaATAATTCACGTCTGCAAGATAAAATTTGGATTAAGTTGTTAATTATCAGGAAAGCAATAAAGTTATCCCTGTAAGTTAGAAATATTTGTTGATATGGTTACCATCACTGCCAATTAATAAGGAATTTTAACTAAAGATGTATGAAACTGTGATTAAGCAAAGTATAGAACTGGATAATTATTTTTTGAAGGACATTGTTGTTAAAATAAGTGTGATTGGGTGTAGAGATTACAAATATAATGCTGTGATTCTATGTTTAGTAGGATTtgattgtacagtacagtagtacttTTATATGATGTTTAAAAACTACTTTACAAAACTATCAAATGCATCATATCCTTCATCAGTTTCAATTTGATTACAACAGTCATCCACTGAATTGATTATTAGAAagacaatgttattttttgttaagttttgaAGGCAACAACTTTCTCTTTACAATCTCAAAGCagcttttaaaaaatactgttaattttaagtacagtatatttaaataatcTCTGCTCGCTAAGGAATATATTTAAGTTTAAAAGCGTTGTGgtaaatgtttgattttaaatgcccTGAGCAATGGAACATTTTCAGCATTGTTAAAATCATGTATTATGAGTCTATAAAGTAATGACAtgaaatatagtatatttatcaattatttattttttatggaactgAAAAAGTTAGCtgccaaaaatattattttatatttaatctgttATTTTGCAAAGCTTTATAAATCCCGACAATTTTACGTCTTCATTGTTTCTTATGGTGGCATTACCAAATCATCATGATACTGTTGGATGTTGGTATTTATGTAGAAAATCTTGTATTGTTTACAAGGGTGTTTCCTTAGCAGGTTTTGAGTAATTTTGCAAGCTTTAATATCCTTATTGTCATTCATATTGTTaacttttgatgttggaaaaggTTGTTATGGATTACCCGTTGCACAACACTGCTGTCAGAATACTCAACCTCAAAGCCACCATTAAGAAAGCTGTGGACATCCCAGAGAGGTTGATGGTTAAACTGTGTAGTAAGAACAGTGATTTGTCTCTAGAGAAATGGTGATAATTTACAGTAAATGATAAACAGTTTGTTCTCTCATTTAAGGTTAAGGATTAATGAACTGTCTATTTGGTTTGGTAATCaacacaaaaattattaatagtgTTGATAATGAAATACTCAAAAAATTAAGGAGAATGATAATTGATAACAGTGATTTACTTTGGCTAAATGTATGGTTTGTTCAAAGTAAATTCCATTATAGGTATTTCCATGTATGAAATGTGTGATGGGCTGGCATTGGTTTGTTGCCGTATCTCTAGTATACCAGCTGCTTACCACTATAGAAATGCAGCCAATAACCCTTCACATGAAGGATAGAACTGATATTGTACTGTTTCATAACTGTCTCTTgataacataatattttatagGCAGAGTTAATCTTTTCCTGTAATTATTGGATTCGACATGCTCTGTTAATTATAGAAAGGTTTGGTAGAGGGCCTTTACAGTGTAGCATATAGCTTGGAAAAAGAAACTTGGAATGTAAATTATTTGAATGCTAATAAGGTatcttttaatgaattttcattattatgcaaGACAATCAAAGCTCAAAAGTCTGGTACTGTAGATTGACAAAGCATCtgttaccattttttttgttattcttgtatcaaaatacaattctatattaatttttgtcagaTATTTTATACCTTGAATACTTTATGTAAAAACTGGAACAATGTAGGCATAGCTTTAGCATATCTGCATCCATTCAATGATGTTTCcttgttttatgaattaatttttaaattttagtataaAATGGGGTTATTATGaactcttcctctttccttttgaATTGATGACTACCTCAATTTGATGTTCATTGCCTCTGCCTCTTTTCTTGATTAGGAAGTGCAGTGCCACAGTACTGAGCAATCTCAAGTTTGGCAGGTCTTCCATTCCCTGACAGTCGTCCGTACCTTAAGTCTACTGAGCATGAATTTATAATTCTTAAATATCAACTAACTTACTGTACAACTGAG
Protein-coding regions in this window:
- the LOC136849993 gene encoding persulfide dioxygenase ETHE1, mitochondrial, encoding MAMGSVIRSAVRLGTSGPANPCYSRTLSNLNSPLGYWSVRGLSAHCKNNMIFRQLFDRESCTYTYLLADEESKEAVLIDPVIELAERDAKLVEELGLNLKYVMNTHVHADHITGTGLLKKLVPGCQSLLSKASSGQADVLVEPGEEVTFGEQKLEVRATPGHTNGCVTYVCHDQKTAFTGDALLIRGCGRTDFQEGSADTLYDSVHGQILSLPDDYTLYPAHDYKGLTATTVEEEKKFNPRLTKSKEEFIDIMNNLGLPYPKKIDVSLPANLVCGLYNLPDDLAAKLE